One genomic region from Rhodospirillaceae bacterium encodes:
- a CDS encoding SDR family oxidoreductase, with protein sequence MENDDRKTVIVTGASRGIGHATAMLFLERGWRIITCSRDDVPEECKRDPNWTCHIPTDLADADSIAEFVKQANEQLGDAPLHGLVNNAGMSPKTSYKERLGCLNGDLEAWREVFETNFYAPLRLSRGFASALHKGKGAIVNITSIAGHMIHPFAGSAYSISKSALSALTRELANEMAALDVRVNAVAPGEIETDMVQPEYEALIPRIPLNRMGAPGDVAGTVYYLCSDDSAYVTGTEVWITGGQHLF encoded by the coding sequence ATGGAAAATGACGACAGAAAAACAGTAATTGTAACCGGCGCCAGCCGCGGGATCGGTCACGCAACGGCGATGCTATTTTTGGAGCGCGGATGGCGAATTATTACCTGTTCACGAGATGATGTACCGGAAGAATGCAAGCGTGACCCCAATTGGACCTGTCATATCCCGACGGACTTAGCCGATGCGGACAGCATTGCCGAGTTCGTCAAACAAGCAAACGAACAGCTGGGCGATGCCCCCCTTCATGGCCTCGTAAACAACGCCGGCATGTCGCCGAAAACATCCTACAAGGAACGCCTCGGTTGTTTGAACGGCGACTTGGAGGCCTGGCGTGAGGTCTTTGAGACGAATTTTTATGCCCCCTTGCGGCTTTCACGTGGGTTTGCGTCGGCGCTCCACAAAGGAAAGGGTGCAATTGTTAATATCACCTCCATTGCTGGGCATATGATCCACCCCTTTGCAGGATCGGCTTACTCCATTTCCAAGTCGGCATTGTCAGCCCTGACCCGAGAGCTCGCTAATGAGATGGCTGCCCTGGATGTTCGGGTTAACGCGGTCGCCCCCGGTGAAATTGAAACCGACATGGTTCAGCCAGAGTACGAAGCATTAATCCCACGCATTCCCTTGAACAGAATGGGGGCCCCTGGAGACGTTGCGGGCACGGTGTATTACCTGTGCTCGGATGATTCTGCTTATGTTACGGGGACCGAGGTCTGGATTACCGGTGGGCAGCATCTTTTTTAG
- a CDS encoding SOS response-associated peptidase, which produces MCSCYTVSVKIDDLTARFGISGVDFQIPQQDLRPTNQAPVIWEGTLSALKWGIPAPWDGKPLINARAETLAQKQTFRPLLERRCLVPANGYYEWRKDGSSKLKNYIGCKDHPVFAFAGLTDGTHFTIVTSAPIPSIQHIHSRMPVILSVEGERAWLDPKTPFASVSSYLEPDELLNLTANENVPPPPRQGELF; this is translated from the coding sequence ATGTGCTCTTGCTATACCGTATCGGTCAAAATAGATGACCTAACAGCGCGCTTCGGTATTTCCGGGGTCGATTTTCAAATCCCACAACAAGATCTTCGGCCAACCAATCAAGCGCCTGTCATATGGGAGGGCACGTTGAGCGCGCTTAAATGGGGGATTCCTGCCCCCTGGGACGGCAAACCCTTGATTAATGCCCGCGCCGAAACCCTGGCGCAAAAACAAACCTTTCGCCCGTTGTTGGAGAGGCGCTGTCTGGTGCCCGCCAATGGCTACTACGAATGGCGAAAAGACGGGTCCAGCAAGCTGAAGAATTACATTGGGTGCAAAGATCACCCTGTCTTCGCTTTCGCCGGCCTGACAGACGGGACTCACTTTACCATCGTGACCTCGGCGCCGATCCCTTCAATCCAGCATATTCACAGCCGTATGCCGGTGATTCTTTCAGTTGAAGGGGAACGGGCCTGGCTGGACCCCAAGACACCATTTGCGTCAGTTTCTTCTTATTTAGAACCCGACGAATTGCTGAACCTTACCGCAAACGAAAACGTCCCCCCACCACCCCGGCAGGGGGAGTTATTTTAA